The Leucobacter viscericola genome includes a window with the following:
- a CDS encoding SGNH/GDSL hydrolase family protein encodes MAQNLPEPGNDAGTATIRYVAIGDSFTEGVGDEQPDGSVRGWADLVAQGLADATGEPIQYANLAIRGRLLRGIIAEQLQPALDLGPTLLSFNGGGNDMLRPGTDMAWIISETERALQRIIEAGVEPLLLAGANPTGSLPSGGRVAVKGDALTTAAGKIAAQLGVRFSDNWHDTELAGRQYWSHDRLHLAPVGHHRVASNVLRTLGHPHPSDWVIDAAPIPNPTRREQLTYTREHVLPWVKRRLTGKSSGDGRTAKFGEWTWITPREQ; translated from the coding sequence GTGGCACAGAATCTCCCCGAACCAGGCAACGACGCAGGCACCGCAACCATTCGCTACGTGGCGATCGGCGACAGTTTCACCGAGGGGGTTGGCGACGAGCAGCCGGACGGTTCCGTGCGAGGCTGGGCCGATCTCGTCGCGCAGGGTCTCGCCGACGCGACCGGCGAGCCGATTCAGTACGCGAATCTCGCGATTCGCGGTCGCCTTCTCAGAGGCATCATCGCTGAGCAGCTGCAACCCGCGCTCGACCTCGGCCCCACGCTGCTCAGCTTCAATGGCGGCGGCAACGACATGCTGCGTCCGGGAACCGACATGGCCTGGATCATCAGCGAAACCGAGCGCGCGCTGCAGCGCATCATCGAGGCGGGCGTTGAGCCACTGCTGCTTGCCGGCGCGAACCCCACGGGAAGCCTGCCGAGCGGCGGGCGGGTCGCGGTCAAGGGTGACGCCCTCACCACGGCAGCGGGCAAGATCGCCGCGCAGCTCGGTGTGCGCTTCTCAGACAACTGGCACGACACGGAACTGGCGGGGAGGCAGTACTGGTCGCACGACCGCCTGCACCTCGCCCCCGTCGGCCACCACCGTGTCGCATCAAATGTGCTGCGCACACTCGGCCACCCGCACCCGAGCGACTGGGTGATTGACGCGGCGCCGATCCCAAACCCCACCCGCCGCGAACAACTCACCTACACCCGCGAGCACGTGCTGCCGTGGGTGAAGCGGCGCCTCACTGGCAAGTCGAGCGGTGATGGCCGCACCGCCAAGTTTGGTGAGTGGACCTGGATCACCCCAAGGGAACAATGA
- a CDS encoding cytochrome c oxidase assembly protein → MPRYLRIVAPAVLIAVALAALLLGLAIGGAAAERTLLDPGVVVRFALPISRTIVNIAIAGLIGSVVMAVWALASEKPETRTAMDLAAGSAALLTVASAATLLFTYVDVSGLPFSGDATFGAGLAQFVTEVELGQLWLLELLLAAATTVMAFAIRERRLTLLVLVAALATTLPLAQQGHAAGSSGHAQAVNSLLVHLIGAAVWLGGLMTLVFVARVVDRKRLAVLTSRYSTLALFAFIGVAASGVVSAWLRVGDFDALFGTGYGQLVMWKTGALVVLGVFGAFQRTRLIPRIASSPNGGRVFGWLVVAELAVMGVASGIAGALGRTATPVSFEPAQDQGSGVTSAQWLTGDPLPPELTPMSYITGWKFDLAWTLVCAFGLALYIAAVIRLRRRGDRWPIGRSIAWFLGLAALFYTTNGPFNLYEQYLFSVHMLGHMMLTMVIPIALVLGAPITLLLRATEKRNDGSWGGREWVLWMVQTPYSKFITHPAVAAVVFVGSLWVFYFTPIFRWAMSEHLGHQWMIIHFLIGGYLFALSMIGIDPVPYRFPYPMRLITLFATMASHAFFGVTMMTGDSLMLADWFGAMGRTWGATPLADQSLGGGIAWGIGELPTLALALIVAVQWSRNDTKVQKRKDRAADRSGEAELHAYNEMLEKQAARDERAQKAQENARSV, encoded by the coding sequence GTGCCTCGTTATCTGCGTATCGTTGCCCCCGCTGTTCTGATCGCGGTGGCGCTTGCGGCTCTGCTGCTTGGTCTCGCTATCGGTGGTGCTGCTGCCGAGCGCACTCTGCTTGATCCGGGTGTTGTTGTGCGCTTTGCGCTCCCGATCTCCCGCACCATCGTCAACATCGCCATCGCTGGGCTCATCGGCTCGGTCGTGATGGCGGTCTGGGCCCTCGCGAGCGAAAAGCCCGAGACTCGCACGGCGATGGACCTCGCGGCAGGATCCGCTGCGCTTCTGACCGTCGCGAGTGCTGCCACGCTTCTCTTCACCTATGTTGACGTCTCTGGCCTCCCCTTCTCGGGTGATGCAACCTTCGGTGCCGGTCTCGCCCAGTTCGTTACCGAGGTCGAGTTGGGCCAGCTGTGGCTGCTCGAACTCTTGTTGGCCGCAGCCACAACGGTCATGGCATTTGCGATCCGAGAACGCCGCCTCACGCTTCTTGTGCTCGTCGCAGCGCTCGCGACGACTCTGCCCCTCGCGCAGCAGGGGCACGCCGCGGGTTCCTCGGGGCACGCGCAGGCCGTCAACTCGCTGCTCGTGCACCTGATCGGCGCCGCGGTCTGGCTCGGCGGTCTGATGACCCTGGTGTTCGTCGCGCGGGTTGTGGATCGCAAGCGCCTCGCCGTACTCACCTCTCGCTACTCGACGCTCGCTCTGTTCGCCTTCATCGGCGTGGCCGCCTCCGGTGTCGTGAGCGCCTGGCTGCGCGTGGGTGACTTCGATGCGCTGTTCGGAACCGGCTACGGCCAGCTTGTGATGTGGAAGACCGGCGCTCTCGTGGTGCTTGGTGTGTTTGGTGCCTTCCAGCGCACGCGGCTGATCCCGCGCATTGCCAGCTCGCCGAACGGTGGCCGCGTATTTGGATGGCTGGTTGTTGCGGAGCTTGCCGTGATGGGTGTGGCGAGCGGGATCGCCGGTGCGCTTGGTCGCACCGCAACCCCCGTGTCGTTTGAGCCGGCTCAAGATCAAGGCAGTGGGGTTACCTCAGCCCAGTGGCTCACCGGTGATCCGCTGCCACCGGAACTCACGCCGATGAGCTACATCACCGGCTGGAAGTTTGACCTGGCCTGGACCCTGGTGTGTGCCTTTGGTCTCGCCCTGTACATTGCCGCTGTGATCCGCCTCCGGCGTCGCGGGGATCGCTGGCCGATTGGCCGATCCATCGCCTGGTTCCTCGGTCTGGCCGCGCTGTTCTACACGACAAACGGACCCTTCAACCTGTACGAGCAGTACCTGTTCAGCGTGCACATGCTGGGCCACATGATGCTGACCATGGTGATTCCGATTGCCCTGGTACTTGGCGCGCCCATTACGCTGCTGCTGCGTGCGACGGAGAAGCGTAACGACGGTTCGTGGGGCGGTCGCGAGTGGGTGCTGTGGATGGTGCAGACGCCGTACTCGAAGTTCATCACGCACCCCGCGGTTGCGGCCGTTGTGTTTGTCGGGTCGCTCTGGGTGTTCTACTTCACGCCGATCTTCCGCTGGGCCATGTCGGAGCACCTTGGGCACCAGTGGATGATTATCCACTTCTTGATCGGTGGGTACCTCTTCGCCCTGTCGATGATCGGGATCGATCCCGTGCCATACCGCTTCCCGTACCCGATGCGACTCATCACGCTGTTCGCGACGATGGCCTCACACGCCTTCTTTGGTGTCACCATGATGACAGGTGACTCTCTGATGCTCGCCGACTGGTTCGGTGCGATGGGGCGCACCTGGGGTGCAACGCCGCTCGCGGATCAATCCCTCGGCGGCGGTATCGCCTGGGGTATTGGCGAGTTGCCGACGCTCGCCCTCGCGCTGATCGTGGCGGTGCAGTGGTCGCGTAACGACACGAAGGTGCAGAAGCGTAAGGATCGCGCGGCGGATCGTTCGGGCGAGGCTGAACTGCACGCGTACAACGAGATGCTGGAAAAGCAGGCCGCGCGTGACGAGCGGGCGCAGAAGGCTCAGGAGAACGCGCGAAGCGTCTGA
- a CDS encoding acetyl/propionyl/methylcrotonyl-CoA carboxylase subunit alpha, which yields MTPSKPLTKVLIANRGEIAVRVIRAAREAGIGSVAVYADADADALHVRLADEAYALGGVTPGETYLNITKLLELAQRSGADAIHPGYGFLSERADFAAAVIDAGLNWIGPDPSTIEALGDKARARALAEQVGAPLVPGTPGPVADADEVIAFADTFGLPLVIKAVYGGGGRGMRVVRDRAEIREAYESAVREAELAFGQGDCLVERFLDRPRHIEAQVLGDRHGRVAVLGTRDCSLQRRNQKLVEEAPAPFLDDALRERIHQAAADVCAAAGYVSAGTVEFLLGEDGTLSFLEVNTRLQVEHPVTEQITGIDLVQEQFRIAAGEPMSVPEQIPSFGHSIEFRINAEDPGLGYLPTPGTIERFDVPGGQGVRVDSGVYAGYAVPGSFDSMLAKLIIWGKDREQALARARRALDEFQIEGVATVLPFDRYVVTDPAFTAASGRFGVHTRWIEEECTATFEPAAAVAAPAAPRLTRMPLEIDGRLVEIGLPEALLSRLASGSGQSLEAGSPADAGAAGGAAQADPNAVLAPFTGTLSAWKVDAGAQVAEGDTVAVIEAMKMEVPVKAPRSGILRHSVAPGTNVSASAEIGVIEG from the coding sequence ATGACCCCCTCAAAACCCCTGACAAAAGTCTTGATCGCAAACCGTGGCGAGATCGCGGTACGCGTGATTCGGGCAGCCCGCGAAGCCGGCATCGGAAGTGTCGCCGTCTATGCAGACGCCGATGCTGACGCACTGCACGTGAGGCTCGCTGACGAGGCCTACGCACTGGGCGGCGTCACCCCTGGCGAGACCTATCTGAACATCACAAAGCTTCTCGAACTGGCACAACGGTCAGGCGCCGATGCGATCCACCCGGGCTACGGCTTTCTGTCGGAGCGCGCCGACTTCGCGGCCGCCGTGATTGACGCGGGACTGAACTGGATCGGCCCGGATCCCAGCACCATCGAGGCCCTCGGCGACAAGGCCCGCGCCCGCGCACTCGCGGAGCAGGTGGGGGCTCCCCTTGTTCCCGGCACGCCAGGTCCGGTTGCAGACGCAGACGAGGTCATCGCATTCGCCGACACCTTCGGCCTGCCCCTCGTCATCAAGGCCGTGTATGGCGGCGGCGGCCGCGGCATGCGCGTGGTGCGGGATCGTGCCGAGATCCGCGAGGCTTACGAGTCCGCGGTGCGCGAGGCAGAGCTCGCATTTGGCCAGGGCGACTGCCTGGTCGAGCGCTTTCTTGATCGCCCTCGTCACATCGAGGCCCAGGTGCTCGGCGACCGCCACGGACGCGTTGCTGTGCTCGGCACGCGCGACTGCTCGCTGCAGCGACGCAACCAGAAGCTCGTCGAAGAGGCACCCGCTCCATTTCTCGATGACGCCCTTCGCGAGCGCATCCACCAGGCCGCCGCCGACGTGTGCGCCGCAGCGGGGTACGTCAGCGCGGGAACGGTCGAGTTTCTGCTCGGCGAAGACGGCACCCTCTCGTTCCTCGAGGTGAACACCCGATTGCAGGTCGAGCACCCGGTCACCGAGCAGATCACCGGCATCGACCTCGTGCAAGAGCAGTTCCGCATCGCGGCTGGCGAGCCCATGAGTGTGCCCGAACAGATTCCGAGCTTCGGGCACTCCATCGAGTTTCGTATTAACGCTGAGGATCCCGGTCTCGGCTACCTGCCGACCCCCGGCACGATCGAGCGCTTCGACGTGCCCGGCGGGCAGGGGGTGCGTGTCGACTCGGGTGTGTACGCAGGGTATGCGGTGCCCGGTAGTTTCGATTCGATGCTCGCCAAGCTCATCATCTGGGGCAAGGATCGCGAGCAGGCCCTCGCCCGCGCGCGACGGGCGCTCGACGAGTTTCAGATCGAGGGAGTCGCAACCGTGCTGCCCTTCGATCGCTACGTTGTGACCGATCCCGCCTTCACCGCTGCCTCCGGGCGGTTTGGAGTGCACACCCGCTGGATCGAGGAGGAGTGCACTGCCACCTTCGAGCCCGCAGCCGCCGTTGCTGCGCCCGCCGCGCCGCGACTCACCCGCATGCCGCTTGAGATCGACGGCCGACTGGTTGAGATCGGTCTACCCGAGGCGCTGCTGTCGCGCCTTGCGAGCGGTAGCGGCCAGAGCTTAGAGGCCGGCTCCCCGGCGGACGCCGGGGCCGCAGGCGGCGCCGCACAGGCCGACCCCAACGCGGTGCTGGCGCCCTTCACGGGCACCCTCAGCGCGTGGAAGGTCGACGCGGGCGCGCAAGTTGCCGAGGGCGACACCGTTGCGGTGATCGAGGCCATGAAGATGGAGGTTCCGGTGAAGGCCCCGAGATCCGGAATCCTGCGGCACAGTGTGGCTCCCGGCACCAACGTCTCAGCGAGCGCCGAGATTGGGGTTATCGAGGGGTAA
- the rpmG gene encoding 50S ribosomal protein L33, which translates to MAKDKDVRPIIKLRSTAGTGFTYVTRKNRRNTPDRLVLKKYDPVVRKHVEFREER; encoded by the coding sequence ATGGCTAAGGATAAGGACGTACGTCCGATCATCAAGCTCCGTTCGACGGCTGGCACCGGGTTCACTTACGTGACCCGCAAGAACCGTCGTAACACCCCCGACCGTCTCGTGCTCAAGAAGTACGACCCGGTGGTCCGCAAGCACGTTGAATTCCGAGAGGAGCGCTAA
- a CDS encoding HU family DNA-binding protein, producing the protein MALNKTELVAKIAAETGQSQAAVSSVLDGLFAAVSETVAGGEKVSIPGWISFETATTAARTGRNPRTGESIDIPAGKRVKVSVGSKLKAAVK; encoded by the coding sequence ATGGCACTCAACAAGACTGAGCTCGTAGCAAAGATCGCCGCAGAAACCGGCCAGAGCCAGGCTGCTGTTTCGAGCGTTCTCGACGGCCTGTTCGCCGCTGTTTCCGAGACTGTCGCCGGTGGCGAGAAGGTCTCCATCCCGGGCTGGATCTCCTTCGAGACCGCAACCACCGCTGCTCGCACCGGCCGCAACCCGCGCACCGGCGAGAGCATCGACATCCCCGCTGGCAAGCGCGTCAAGGTGTCGGTTGGCAGCAAGCTCAAGGCAGCTGTTAAGTAA
- the rpmB gene encoding 50S ribosomal protein L28 yields MAAVCQVTGAVPGFGHNISHSHRRTKRRFDPNIQKKTYFVPSLGRKVTLTLSVKGIKVIDARGIESVVADLQKRGVKI; encoded by the coding sequence ATGGCAGCAGTGTGCCAGGTGACAGGAGCCGTTCCCGGTTTCGGTCACAACATTTCGCACTCGCACCGTCGCACCAAGCGTCGGTTCGATCCGAATATCCAGAAGAAGACCTACTTCGTGCCTTCACTCGGCCGCAAGGTGACACTCACCCTGTCGGTTAAGGGCATCAAGGTTATCGATGCACGTGGCATCGAGTCCGTCGTTGCTGATCTGCAGAAGCGTGGGGTGAAGATTTAA
- the rpsN gene encoding 30S ribosomal protein S14 encodes MAKKSMIAKNKQRQAIVDRYAEKRAELKKALVDPNGTDESREAARVGLQKLPRNASPVRVRNRDVIDGRPRGVLSKYGVSRVRFRDMAHRGELPGITKSSW; translated from the coding sequence ATGGCTAAGAAGAGCATGATTGCGAAGAACAAGCAGCGCCAGGCCATCGTTGATCGGTACGCCGAGAAGCGCGCTGAGCTGAAGAAGGCACTCGTTGATCCCAACGGCACCGACGAGAGCCGCGAGGCTGCACGCGTCGGCCTGCAGAAGCTGCCCCGCAACGCATCGCCCGTGCGCGTGCGTAACCGCGACGTCATCGACGGCCGCCCCCGTGGCGTTCTGTCGAAGTACGGTGTTTCGCGTGTTCGCTTCCGCGACATGGCACACCGTGGCGAGCTGCCCGGCATCACCAAGTCGAGCTGGTAA
- a CDS encoding urea amidolyase family protein has translation MTSEPRILPAGATAVLLECGTLDRALQVFASLTAARDRGELDVAELVPAAETVLVSGGEARDPRALRAKLRDLLSGSGSASARAAASAETVIPVFYRGEDLDEVATLTGMSAEQVVQRHTAAAYTVAFTGFAPGFAYLSGGDPLLEVPRRATPRPRILPGSVGLAGPFSGVYPRESPGGWQIIGHTDHPMWDLDRERPAALLAGEGVRFVAERERVVAADPGRSAQVPAPSLDHPAKAKRLDRGVPSAPALTVIDAGLQTLIEDAGRLGASGMGVGESGVSIRRAYQQANRLVGNRPGAAALELSHGGFAVEAVSTTVLALAGAPRVGQITGPFGTRGVPEGQAFRLSVGERLTLGAPSAGLRSVLALRGGVAATPVLGSRSRDTLAGLGPESLIAGDTISVASEAILPVSAPEATAAQLPAAGEVTTLRVILGPRDGWFDEASIDRFFAQSWDVTPRSDRVGVRLAGDALTRSPDFDGKELPSEGMVLGAIQIPPDGQPVLFLADRPLTGGYPVIAVVHDDDIELAAQLAPGCRVRFDLFRDGSASTEAVQNTTVPNVPAPNVTEIDQENPS, from the coding sequence GTGACCAGTGAACCCAGAATTCTGCCCGCGGGGGCCACGGCGGTGCTGCTTGAGTGCGGCACGCTCGACCGCGCGCTGCAGGTGTTTGCTTCGCTGACCGCGGCTCGGGATCGCGGAGAGCTCGACGTCGCCGAACTGGTACCTGCGGCGGAAACCGTGCTGGTGAGCGGTGGTGAGGCTCGGGATCCGCGCGCGCTTCGTGCGAAACTGCGCGACCTGTTGTCGGGTTCAGGATCGGCGAGCGCGCGGGCAGCAGCGAGCGCTGAAACTGTGATCCCCGTTTTCTACCGGGGCGAAGACCTCGACGAGGTCGCCACGCTCACCGGCATGAGCGCTGAACAGGTGGTGCAGCGGCACACCGCGGCCGCCTACACCGTTGCGTTCACCGGCTTCGCGCCCGGTTTCGCGTACCTCTCGGGTGGGGATCCCCTACTTGAGGTGCCGCGCAGGGCCACCCCGCGACCGCGCATCTTGCCCGGATCGGTGGGCCTGGCCGGCCCCTTCTCGGGGGTGTACCCGCGCGAGAGCCCCGGTGGCTGGCAGATCATCGGCCACACCGATCACCCGATGTGGGATCTCGATCGCGAGCGGCCCGCAGCCCTGCTCGCGGGCGAGGGCGTGCGGTTTGTTGCGGAGAGGGAGCGCGTTGTTGCGGCTGACCCAGGTCGCTCAGCGCAGGTTCCTGCGCCTTCCCTCGACCACCCCGCGAAGGCGAAGCGCCTGGACCGTGGTGTCCCCAGCGCCCCGGCCCTCACCGTCATCGATGCCGGGCTACAGACTTTGATCGAAGATGCCGGCCGCTTGGGCGCCTCAGGCATGGGTGTTGGCGAGTCAGGGGTCAGCATTCGCCGCGCGTACCAACAGGCTAATCGTCTCGTTGGAAACCGTCCTGGCGCGGCCGCACTCGAACTGAGCCACGGCGGCTTCGCGGTCGAGGCGGTCAGCACAACAGTGCTGGCGCTCGCGGGAGCACCTCGCGTGGGGCAGATCACCGGCCCCTTCGGCACACGCGGCGTGCCCGAGGGTCAAGCTTTCCGTCTGAGCGTTGGCGAGCGGCTCACACTCGGCGCCCCCTCAGCCGGCTTACGATCCGTGCTCGCTCTGCGCGGCGGCGTAGCGGCGACCCCGGTGCTCGGCAGCCGATCCCGAGATACCCTCGCCGGCCTCGGCCCCGAATCACTTATCGCGGGCGACACCATCAGCGTCGCCAGCGAAGCGATCCTTCCCGTCAGTGCCCCCGAGGCTACTGCAGCGCAGCTTCCCGCAGCTGGCGAGGTGACAACGCTGCGGGTGATCCTCGGCCCGCGCGACGGCTGGTTCGACGAGGCGAGCATCGATCGTTTCTTTGCTCAGAGCTGGGACGTCACCCCGCGCAGCGACCGCGTGGGCGTGCGCCTCGCCGGTGATGCGCTCACCCGGTCCCCCGACTTTGACGGCAAGGAACTGCCGAGCGAGGGGATGGTGCTCGGTGCGATCCAGATTCCGCCTGACGGACAACCCGTACTGTTTCTCGCCGACCGCCCTCTGACCGGCGGATACCCGGTGATCGCGGTCGTTCACGATGACGACATTGAACTCGCGGCACAACTCGCACCGGGGTGCCGCGTTCGTTTCGACCTGTTCCGCGATGGCTCCGCATCAACAGAGGCTGTGCAGAATACGACTGTGCCGAACGTACCCGCGCCAAACGTGACCGAGATTGACCAGGAGAACCCCTCATGA